Below is a genomic region from Cottoperca gobio chromosome 24, fCotGob3.1, whole genome shotgun sequence.
TTCCAGTGTTTCAGACCCAatgggtaacattcaggtaacagaGCAGAATGTTTTTATCTGCCTTCCAGAACAAAGCTGATATCCAGGAGAAAGAAGTGAAAAGGTTTGACGGGACAGGGTATGATAAAGACCTTGTGGAAGCTCTGGACAGAGATATTATATCTCAGAATCCAAATGTGAAATGGTACGTGCTTCTTTCTAGTAATCCAGGCTAAATGTGTGCCAGAAGTGCCTCTGTACTGGATCTCAGGCAGAGGTAGCATACAAGCCAATTTCCTCAGATGCTGGATCGTTGGATATGTTTTTCAGAACTTAAAGAATTCTCTGTCATTCTTAATTAGGAGCTACCTCTGTTACGTGAAACAACGACTATTAATGAGCTAAACATACTCTGCAACACACTGGCCGAGCAATTGAACGTTAAATGGTTTTAAAATTGAGATTGCAGTTTGAAAGAGCTCAAGTTATTAATGATAtcttaaactaaaataaattaaactaataTTTAACAGCAGTTTGTCAACTTGTCCTGTCAGTCTATGAAACTGTTGCTAGCTACAGCAGCTTGTCGTTATTGCCTTACAAATCAGTTTGTTACTTTCTTCATATCGTTCAGCCTTGCATTGTCCAGTACACGCAGTGAGGACTGCTCACTGTCCTTTCTATGTATGGCTAAAAGAGAAACATgccataaagtaaagacatatttCAAGGTGCAGACTCTTAACAAggtagtgtgtgttttttcgTCCTGAGATCTACCAGCTGTAAACTGTCTAATCTCTTTCTTAGGGACAACATTGCAGACTTGGAAGATGCTAAAAAACTTTTGAAAGAAGCTGTGGTGTTACCGATGTGGATGCCAGCATTTTTCAAAGGCATACGAAGACCATGGAAGGTGCTGATGTTAAAGcgattttgttttgtaatgtatATCGCTAACATCTATGCTCAGTAACCTTTTTGTTTGACTTTAGGGAGTGCTTATGGTGGGACCGCCAGGCACGGGGAAAACACTTTTGGCTAAAGCAGTTGCTACAGAGTGCAAAACCACTTTCTTCAATGTCTCCTCATCTACTCTCACCTCCAAGTACAGAGGGGAGTCTGAGAAGCTTGTTCGCCTTCTCTTTGAAATGGTAAGACTTTACATATGTGATTGTACCTCATGATCACCCAGTCATGTTTTTCTGCAACAACATGATTTTGAGGATTACACTTCTCAACGGGTGGGTTTGCACTTGCCCAGCGCGTTTCCTCCGCAATGCGGCGCCTCGGCACTAGGTCGGCTTTGAAGGCTCGGGATGAAGTGTCTCGCAGGGGCTGTGGACTCGCTGCGCGTTCTCTCTCTGCGAGAAGGACCGTGGCGCGGACTGTTCTCAGTGCGTCTATGGCAGGGGTGGGCAAACTTTTTGACTTGCGGGCCACAATGGGTTCTAAAATTTGACAGAGGGGCCGGGCCAGGAGCATTTGGACACGCAATGTAATTTATCAAACCTGGAGATTGCGtctgttttttatacatttcaattgaaggtgcaaatcaacatttactggaaaaagatcactttcaacattcaaaacatattattacCCAACGAAATACTCAAGTTCAATcatttctaattgttttaaaccCCGCAAAATAATGGACGGATTGTCCTGAGAGATAGACTGTATTAAATATCctgcctgcagcagaaactAGAAAGGGGTCTTTAAATAGAGAGCGATGTGCGGCGTGTTAATTAAGCTACTGTACCGCTGCTGTGCGTAAATGCGCACATTGCTCTTAATTAAAAGACGCTCCTCCAAACTTTCcatatgcatttttttcataACACAGTAGAGAAACTCACATTTCAGTGGGAACAGTGTTGTTGGTCTCCCTTTTTTGCCAGTGCATCAAAGTCTGGAGTTAGCTTTGTTGTGGCAATTCTCAGGATAGATCTGAGGTGTTGGTCAGTTAACTGGGATCTGTGACGGGCTTTGTTGATGTTCATGACGCTGAAagtctgctcacacacgtagGTCGAGCCAAACAATGCCAGCATCTTCTGTGCCGTCCTCCGGAGGTTTGGAAACGTGGCTTCGTTAAGTGAAGCGTAAAAGTCATTCAGTTCAAGAGACTTGAACTTCTCCTGTGAGACGGAGTCAGACTGAAGATCGATCAGCTCCAATTGCAGCTCATGCGGTGCTGTTTCGGGGTCTTGGGACAGGGGACAGGACACCAGCTGAAGTGACTTGTcaattttttcaaaatcagagaaCCGACGGCAGAATTCTCTGTGCATGTCGTCCAGTGATGTGCAGTATTTCTTCACGTTTCGCGTGGCCTCTTTCTGCATGGCCAGTGTGGGGAAATGAGTGAATGATTTGTTTGCCATTTGCCTGGAGAATAAAATCAGCTTGGATTTGAAGgctctcacatttgtgtacatgtcGTGCACAAACTGATCTTTCCCCTGCAGCTTAACGTTCAGCTCATTCATGTGTGACAATATGTCCACAGCAAACGCAAAGTCACAAAGCCAGTCCGTGTCGCTCAGCTCAGGGAATTCGTCGGATTTCCCCATTTGCTCCAAAAACGAGCGAATCTCCTCTTTGAGCTCCCACACTCGTTGACACACTTTCCCCAAACTTAACCAGCGGACACGAGAGTGGTAAAGTAAGTCCTGGTGATCCGCATCGGTTTCCTCTAGGAACGTAATGAACTGACGGTGATTAAGTCCCCTTGCTCGTATGAAGTTAACAAGTTTTACAACTGGATCCACGACATGATTAAGCTGCAATACAGACTTACACAGAGATTCTTGATGAATGATgcagtgaagaaaaataacatcctggtcagggttttcttctttcactttatCCTGGATTCTTTTCAGCAGCCCGACGTTTTTTCCAGTTAAATTTGGCGATCCATCCGTGGTGACATTGGCAAGTTTACTCCAAGGCAGCTTCATTCTCTCGATGGCAGCAGACACCTGTTCATACAAGTCCTCTCCTCGCGTTTTCCCCTTCAGCGATTCCATGCTCAAAAGCTCCTCCGTTATCTCTAAACTGTCATTAATCCCTCGGATAAAAATTAGGAGCTGAGCAGTGTCTTTTATGTCGTCACTTTCATCCAGTGCTAGTGAATATAACTTAAAGGACTCCGCCTTTTTGTTTAACTCGCTGACTATATCTTCGTCAAGCAGTTCCACACGGCGAGTCGGCGGGCCGGATTAAAAAGCCTAacgggccgtatatggcccgcgggccgtagtttgccCATGTCTGGTCTATGGCAACGCAGCGGACCTGTCTTGAAACACTGCCTGAGTATAATCTGTCAATGGGAAGCATTTGATTTGACGCTCAGAGCCGGTTGTCTGACCCCCCCCTTAGTATCGCACCTGTATTAGGCGATTAAATTTGGATGTGAACTTCTAGATCATGATAGCATCATTTGTGCAGACCTACAGAACATATGTTCTCACATTCGGTGAGACTTTTATGAATCTTTTTCTGACTGTGATACTtctaatgtatttgtttattgatGATATATTGTGGACTTGGTCAGGCACGGTTTTACGCTCCCACTACGATCTTCATTGATGAAATTGACTCCATGTGCAGCCGCAGAGGAACATCAGAGGAACATGAGGCCAGCCGGAGAGTCAAGGCAGAGCTGCTGGTGCAGATGGATGGTACACTGACAACGACACAACCATGATTGTATTTACAACTAATACATGTACCTTCGGATCAATCGCTCTTTCTTAAACCAGTAAACATAAAAGCAACTGCaaggctttttttgtttttgctttttactaAATGGTCAAAATTTTAATGTAAATTTTAAGTAAAATGCTCGAAACAAGCTAGCATTAGTTTTCTGCAGTATTGCCTATTTCCCAGCATTGTAGCAGTACTTTATGTAAACCGTTTTATCctccaaaaaaacaattaaagcatTCATTCTTCCATTATTTTTGACTTTTGTGAAGGTGTCGGTGGAGCATCAGAAAACGATGATCCATCAAAGATGGTGATGGTGCTGGCTGCCACCAACTTCCCATGGGACATCGATGAGGCTCTGAGGAGACGGCTGGAGAAGAGGATCTACATCCCGCTGCCTTCATGTACACTCTTTTCTTTGCTGCCTCACAGTGTAGTGGACAATAAATcttgtgaacatttttaattaggTTTAAACTCTTTCGAGTGAGAACTACAAAACAGATGGACTACACATGTTCAAACAGGAATATTAATAATGTCTACATGTCTACATTAATTACATCCTTATGAACTACATAATGTGGGCTCATACCAGATTAACCCACCTTGGAGGCCCTAGAGCAAAACTGAGCTGAGCCCCAGCTGACCCCTGCATTCTTTGCATTCTGTATCCTGTCACCTTCGAGTGCACATGGCAGACGCGCATGCAgcttcattatatttattttcagtagCAGTAATTGTATGCTAGAATACTGCCTGCTTCTAGGACTGTTGTATGTACATTTCTGGTAATTTAACTAAACACAGATAAATTTATGAAAGTGCAACATGTTAGCACAATATCAACATGTATAATAAGTCTTACAAACTAGACTTTGACACAGACACCTCTACAAGCCAGGGCCTCGAGGTCAGACTGTAATGCAGGACCATCTGCCCCACATATCCCCAGACAAATTCACACTTACTGTTATTACCACAAACCTGAAACTGGCTCTTTCAGGGTACTGGAGCCAACCTTTACTCGTGTGACCTAGTTGGTGTATAAGGAGTAGCTACAGTCTGTGGGCCTGCTCCACTCActgttgcatttgtgttttcagaCACAGGGCGAGTGGAGCTGCTCAGGATCAACCTGAAGGAGCTGGAGGTGACCGGCGATGTGGACCTGGACAAGATTGCAGAGCAGCTGGAGGGTTACTCAGGAGCTGACATTACCAACGTGTGCAGGTCAGCAATGTTTCCATCCTCAAATCAATGTTGATCTTTACACTAGTTTCTTCTTTAAATAGAGATGACGACAAATATACGCACCAAATATGATTATTGCTACAATAGATAAAACACAATAGGTTTGGGTGTGCGCTGACCTATTGACGCTTACTataagtgctatataaatgaagtttttatttaaatcaaatgtatttatatagctcaatatcacaaataatacatttgtctcagtgggctttacagactgtacaggatacgacaccgtctgtccttagaccctcacaaggaaaaactccctcaaagaaactccacaattaaagggggaaatgttagaaacttcagggagagactgaggagggatccctctcccaggacgcacagactgtaatagatgtcgtgtgtacagaataaagaacatagtacaaatacaacatgatgtgatcaaatatgaaaaagatggattcttgtcaatacacgtgccgctgcattttggatcaactgaagagtcttaagtgactttttgggacaacctgataacaatgagttgcagtaatccagccttgaagtaacaaatgcatggactagtttttctgcatcattttgagacaggatgtgtcttatttttgcaatgttacgtagatgaaagaaggcagtccttgagatttgttttatgtgggagttaaacgacagatcttgatcaaagatgacaccaagattccttacagtggtgctggaggccaagttaatgccatccagagcttctatgtcattagaaaatgcgtttcggaggcgtttagggccaagtataataacttcagttttgtttgtgtttaacatcaaaatgttgcaGGACATCCAGTTGTAATGATTTTAACCCAttcttgaagtttagccaattacTTGGTTTCATCTGACTTGTTTGAGATATATAATTGTggatcatctgcataacaatgaaggTTTGTGGAGTGGAGTTTTAGTTATTGATTCAAGTTATTTACCTCATCAAGAACTGGtgtctttaaatgcttttatgCCTATGCTCACAATCATTTGCCAACAAATCTTAAATGGGACCACTTGCTGAAAAATGAATGTGGATAAAAGAAATCAtaagaatttattttgtgtgattGCAGACAGTATATTTGTTTAAGATTGCAGAAGAGCACAATAACAACAGATTATTGTAGGAAGTTTGGCACTTTAtgtgaattaaaatgttaaatgtaaagtGTTGCTGTGTTACTCTGCAGGGATGCCTCTTTAATGGCCATGAGGCGAAGAATCGAGGGCCTCACACCAGATGAGATCCGTAACATTTCCCGGGACGAGATGCACATGCCCACCACTATGGAGGACTTTGAGTCTGCTCTGAAGAAAGTGTCCAAATCTGTGTCTGCAGTCGACCTGGAGAAGTATGAAAAATGGATCGAAGAGTTTGGGTCCTGTTGAAATCCCCAGCATCAAGACGTTTGTCGGGTAATGATGAGTTCTCGTGGGTCAGGTTGTGGCTGTGTATCTCTCTGAATCATTCAGGTGATATTAAAGAGTACTGTAGGTTTATCCTTGAGGTAAATATGTGCCCCTCTTTCTATTGTTGCTGATGGAAAAAGTATTTATCTAAAAAGGTCACTCGATCAACTTGATGTGTCAAAATAGTTTATTTCTCACAAATTATGACATTTGTTACTTGTGTTAATGATCCTGAAATGTTCAACATGTAGCTGTGAGAAAAAGACGCAACGTTTCCTGCAACACGCTGACCGTAGAGTTCATTTTCAGAGATGTTTTACTGCTACTTTCCCAAGTGTCATATATTTGCTTTGTATCTGACATGAGATGCGAAGCTAAACTGACAATCAAatatcattgtttttgttttttatgcacttgATTGTATTTGGAACTGTGTACTTATTTTACATTGTTAGAGATAACACTAACAAGatatttctataaataaagtttacaaTGATGATGGATATTAACATTGTCTTCCGTGTAAATTTATTTAGTAAACAATACTTCTGCTGGGGAACAAACTACACTCTGAGGACATGCTGAAGATCTTGAACAATACTTCTGTATCATTAACATTTGCAAAGATTTGTGTGATTTCCAGTGAAGATGTATTCAATGGAGCACTTTAAGTTGGATGAATCTGTGAAAATGTGAGTCTTAACAAAGTAAGCTTTCAGAGTGTTGTAAATGATATGTGACACGCAGATCACCTAGTTCTGCAAatacaaaaagatgaaacaataCTTTAGGGAGAAAAATGGTAGGGCATTAaaatggatatatagatatgtaatatttacatttttacagactGTACCCTACCAGCCAGAGAAAGGGCTAAGCCAGTCCGTCTCTGCAGACCGGCCTTCACTTTGTCAGGCCAGTAAAGTTTTGTTCCTGCAATGAACAGACGTGCTGATATCAACACTCAGGTGTTTAAACAGGTATGTGGGATTGACATACATTCTTGGACCAAGGTTTTTTTTATAGGAAACATTCACTTTTctgtatatttaatttataaccTGAACATTTTTCAAATGCACTTAGGGCATAGATAAAAAGTGCAGAATGCTGGGTACTGGGTCAGAGACAGCTTTCTGATTGAGTATGCACGGGCGGACAAACGGGAAAGGAGGGTTCTCATGAACAACAGACGGTGCAACGCTGGACATCGAACCTTTAGTCAGGAGATGGAAGCACACTACATGTCCCAGTGGAAactgcatgtgtatgtatgcatgagtaacgtgcactgtgtgtgttcatgccaGATTAGAGACGTTCTGTTCATATCTAAAAAACATGCAACAAGTGTTCAGTGCATAGCCAAAATAACCACACAACACAAAGGCTTGATGGTCATAAGGGAACCATTTAATCAGCAGGATTTTAGACCCAAATACACAGTCCAGCTGTAATTATACacaatgtatgcacacacaaagtCTCAACATGGAGCAAATGAAAATATCTTAGTTTTATTCTTCAGGAACATATCTGAATTCATGCCTGACAGTGTTTGCCTTGCAGGCTAATGTAGTGTCATCTACAGCACTTTGCTGAGTTGATCACTTTGGAATTTGAGGTTGAACCCAAAACAGGTCAAGCTGTTCGAGTAGTCATGCAGCTTCCTAGGTTTACTGTATAACTTGCTGATATAACAGCACACTGCATTCACTAGCTAGACTTAACATGCACCTTTTGCACCGTACATCATGCATACTGCAGATTAACTGAACCCCGGGGAGACAAAATCAAGACCTCAGCTGCTCTGAGGAAGATTAACTagtgtttaaaatataaataacacaacaacctTGTTCAAACACTTGCAGAGTTTTGGATTACTTAAACCCACTTTTTTGCCCACTAACCGACCTTTTGCCCACCTGCTTGGTCCCTCACACACAGCCCAGTGAAACATTGGGAGTGATACCCAGAAGGTTTATCATCAAAGTCAAAGTCATTCTTGCCCATAAACCATGAgatttacaacaaaaaaagcaaaagcatcCATGCAAGGTCAAGTCAAACCCAAACCCAAGTGCAGATTGTTTCCTTCAGTCATGTACACATTGAATGTGTGGTCATGTCTTGCACACATACTTTACATCAGTAGTTTGTCTAGTACATTTGGAGTACAATCTGAACAAACACCTACATTCTCCATTATTATGAACAGTAAAGCGCACACGAAATTAATCAGAATCCCTCCCTTACTGATAGTCACAGAGGCACTGCGAAGAAAGACAATCATATGAAAGCACGCCTGGGGGGTTCCACTCAATGTGCAGACACAAGACTTGTAATAACATTTTCCAGACAGTGATCGGCATTTCCTTTTAGATTCAATATTCATATGAGCTATTCACTTAAAGGATGACCACAGGAGACATCGCCTGCCTGGTTTGACAGAATATATTGAATAAACTCTTATAGTGCATCTGTTTTCTTTACATCCAGCAGTGGGTATCATTTTAAGCGAATACACTGCGAGAGGAACGTGTGACCTGTACAGATCTGCTACATATAGAAAGTCTTCTCAGTGACTAAAGACTGAATCAATGGATGCAGCTCCTAAAAAGTTCAGTTTGTTCGTATTCATCTGTTAAACCTGCACTACGTGATTCTGCGTGTCCTCGCTGTCCTCTCAGCCTGTTCGTTATGAGCACTTTGATGTGTGAAAATGTCGACACATTTGGAAGAATGATCCATGTAGCTACGGCTTGTTTTTGGGAAGGGTAGGTCATTTCTAGTAAGTAACTTGTTAAGCAACAAGTACAGTCATTTGTGACTTGATAAAAGTGGCTTTCCATATCCAATCGATCTGACCAATAACTGGAGCAAAGAGTTTGACTTCCTGTGCAGGTGAACACACTGTTGGCTTACCATCACCTCACAACATCAACCACTtatttacttttagtttttcatCATGTCCATACATTTGAGGAGGACTAGAACAAATTGAGTTTGATGGCTTTTGTGCTTAAAGTGAAAATTTAAGAGAAGCTTGCGACAAAACCAGGCcatgtaaaaaatgtaacgCAGTAACCAAGGTCTAAGAACAAATAAGAACAAACTGGAAATAAGGAGAGGGCCAAGTCAATCCTCATTTAAggcttcttctcctcttcttcttcttcttcttcttcttcttcttcttcttcttcttcttcttcttctacctctATGTCTATGTTCTCCAGCAGAGTGTGCTTCTCATCCTCCGGCATGAGCGTGACAGGGTTTAGGTGAAAAATTTGCCTGTAAAAAAATAGAGAAGATAATCAGGTGGTTATTAATCACATGTACACCTTCTGTATATTCCAGCAGATTATTCATTCACTCATAAACCCCATGAAACAGGCTCACTTGTGTTCACAAGTTGGGAAGAACATGTCCAAGATCTTGACGATGACCGCTGACCCGACAACGCCGATCACCACCACCCACATAACCAGGAAGAACAGAGGCAGCGACTCGGAGCTGAAGCGCCTCAGACGCTCCCTCACTTCCTCCACCCACTGACACATGGCCTGAGGAGATGATGGAAATGAGACGTGAACATTTTCTGCTGGTACAAggctctactactactacatgttAGAAAAGgctagaaaacaaacagaatgacAAAGAGTTTACGGGACATCATGTGTCATAAGCAGCGATCTGTATTCTCACTGGAATCTCACGCATCACGTTAGCGCTCGAATGTAGAATGTATAGAAGCTATCATGAGTTTTCCACCCTCCTGCAATGCAGTGCATTCTCAAACAGCAGGATTGACTAGTGCCAGAAAGAAGCAAAATTGTCAATTGTTTAACTTTTGTTATAGCTCCCATTAGCATCACGCAATGTTCCCAAGGCTTGCTAAACCTTTTGAAAGTCAGTTTCAAAACCTCAGGAGTGATCACCACTACTGTTAGCTCTGACAAACGTACACAGACTGTGCCTTTAATATAAGGCAAGCACATGAGTATCCATACCAGCCAGTGCTAGAGCATGAATATCGACAGTTTCAAGACAACCATACGAGTGAATCCCTTCGTACAAACTGACTTTCCATTCCCTGTTTATTTCAAGAGACCCCCTGAAATGTTTTGCCACCTCTGAGGCGGTACGTACTGTGCGTCATCAGGTCTAGCATCAGACTTGGCTTACAGAGTAAGATGATATGAATTCTTTGGGCGGAGTTTCCATCTGAATCTGATCCGGCTGGCTCGGCTCTTTGACGTCAAATTCATCACCGTATCTGACATCGTACAGCAGGTCGGGGTCCATCCGCAGGGGGGTCTCTGGGAGCTTTCCCGGGGCTGCAATCTCCTCCTGCgtggtctctgtgtgtttcagagggTACTGGCTGGTGGTCTGGGAGATCAGCTGTTCCTCATCtgatttaataaacaaaacacaattaacTGGACTGTGATCGAGTATctgcataataataacaatgagaATCAGAAAAAGCTGCATGTTTTCATACCTTTTCTAGGATTTGGTGGATCTGTGACAACCACGTCGTTCTCCCTGGGAAGCCTGAAGATCTCACTGTGTCCGATGGGGTAGATGTTGGTGAATTGAGCCAGCTTCTGGAAATCTGGGCTCATCAGTATTTTCACCTCACACATGTCAGGCTGCTGGACCTAAATGATACAAACCCAAAGGGTGTGAATCATATCCAAATACTACTATTCCAAATTATGATCTGAGGGTATATTCTCTATACTGTCATAGACATTTACCTCTTTGCCCTCCATCTCTATCACTTCACTGAACACCTGCAGAGCCACCACCTCCTCCGAGTCGCTGTACAGCCGGTTCTGGCTCACCATCACCCGGGTGACAGTGGACACCAAGTACCCAGATTCAAACTCACTGCTTCCATTAATGCTGTCTACTGGGAAATAGGACTCAATGACAGTTCTCCAACAGGTTATATTTTAACTTTCAGTTCTTCCACCATTAGCGGATGAATATATCAAttaaacattaatgtaacacaatgTAATGGTATGATATTGTAAAAAGAAAGCAACCCCAGCCAAGaataaatcatttgtatttcCTGCAGGGTTGGATCAGAATTTTTTCtggtttgtgttattattatggTTTAGTTCtttcatgatgatgatgatgatgatgatgtgatgggCACTCACAGAGAAGAGCTTGGCAGTTGAACCTGGTGACCCCTGACAGCTCTACGGGGATGTCATTAACCAGCACCTGCTCTTCACCCACCGAGATGTTTAGATTGATCTGAAAGAAGAAGTAGCAGCGTTATGGCTCGGCTGAGTTTAGTAAATTGGTTCATAAATATTGTAACGTCATATACCTGCAAGCTGTTGGAgtcctgcagctgtgtgtccGCCAGTGTCCCTGCTGTCAcgttaatcacaatgttttccTATGAACAATATCAATAGTCAGAAAGAAAGGAACACACAAATAGACAGGTGACGATCAGTAACGCTAAGCTAACACTATGCTAACATCGTGGCTGACATGTTACCGTATTCAGTTGCCTTGGCGACGGCTCTGTGCAGGTTACTGAGGCAAACAGAAgagataaaacacaaactgctAGACACGCCGTCTCCATCTTGTCTTCACTTTACAACGACAGACAGCAAGATCTAATCCATACACTGTGTACggctaaaacaaaaacattgagcAAGACATATCAACTGCGCACGCGCGCGGGATTTCTAGCCACTCTTCTCGCGAGATCAGGACCGTCAGCATGGCGGTGCTCCTTGAAACGACGTTGGGCGATGTTGTAATTGATTTGTTTACAGAAGAAAGGCctaaaagtaagaaaaataatgtcatttaCAAGTAACGACAGCTCATTATGTGAACTGGTGCTAGCTGAGTGAGCCAGTGACAAACTGACGCACAGCACGAGTGGCTGCTAGCTAAGGCTAAGGCTAAGGTTAGCTTGCCTTGTTTATTTAACATTAGCCAACCTTACTTTGCCTTCATTTATACACGCTAAGTGTTATTAAGGCTTTGGTAATGTTACAATGCCGTTGTAATGACTGTCGTATTAACCTCTATACTCTTTTCTTCTACAGCTTGCCTTAACTTTCTGAAACTGTGCAAGATAAAGTACTACAACTACTGCCTCATCCACAATGTTCAGGTAATGCTAAATACTGCCTCATCCACAATGTTCAGGTAACACTAAATACTGCCTCATCCACAATGTTCAGGTAATGCTAAATACTGCCTCATCCACAATGTTCAGGTAACACTAAATACTGCCTCATCCACAATGTTCAGGTAACGCTAAATACTGCCTCATCCACAATGTTCAGGTAACGCTAAATACTGCCTCATCCACAATGTTCAGGTAACGCTAAATACTGCCTCATCCACAATGTTCAGGTAACACTAAATACTGCCTCATCCACAATGTTCAGGTAACGTTAAATACTGCCTCATCCACAATGTTCAGGTAACGCTAAATACTGCCTCATCCACAATGTTCAGGTAACGCTAAATACTGCCTCATCCACAATGTTCAGGTAACGCTAAATACTGCCTCATCCACAATGTTCAGGTAACACTAAATACTGCCTCATCCACA
It encodes:
- the katna1 gene encoding katanin p60 ATPase-containing subunit A1; this translates as MSLQEINENVKLAREYALLGNYSSASVLYHGLLEQIKKYIYTVRDSNFQQRCQQLWQEISEESRQVQDIMSTLENFQLDTACAKPSNHEDCEIRPVHVEQRHCPCPVRRPANYKDSKLPNNRLSAAVRAQQRHSLRGANGDRSKPSKGKERKESKEATGKAKDDKNKADIQEKEVKRFDGTGYDKDLVEALDRDIISQNPNVKWDNIADLEDAKKLLKEAVVLPMWMPAFFKGIRRPWKGVLMVGPPGTGKTLLAKAVATECKTTFFNVSSSTLTSKYRGESEKLVRLLFEMARFYAPTTIFIDEIDSMCSRRGTSEEHEASRRVKAELLVQMDGVGGASENDDPSKMVMVLAATNFPWDIDEALRRRLEKRIYIPLPSYTGRVELLRINLKELEVTGDVDLDKIAEQLEGYSGADITNVCRDASLMAMRRRIEGLTPDEIRNISRDEMHMPTTMEDFESALKKVSKSVSAVDLEKYEKWIEEFGSC
- the ginm1 gene encoding glycoprotein integral membrane protein 1 isoform X1, producing the protein METACLAVCVLSLLFASVTCTEPSPRQLNTENIVINVTAGTLADTQLQDSNSLQINLNISVGEEQVLVNDIPVELSGVTRFNCQALLLDSINGSSEFESGYLVSTVTRVMVSQNRLYSDSEEVVALQVFSEVIEMEGKEVQQPDMCEVKILMSPDFQKLAQFTNIYPIGHSEIFRLPRENDVVVTDPPNPRKDEEQLISQTTSQYPLKHTETTQEEIAAPGKLPETPLRMDPDLLYDVRYGDEFDVKEPSQPDQIQMETPPKEFISSYSAMCQWVEEVRERLRRFSSESLPLFFLVMWVVVIGVVGSAVIVKILDMFFPTCEHKQIFHLNPVTLMPEDEKHTLLENIDIEVEEEEEEEEEEEEEEEEEEEKKP
- the ginm1 gene encoding glycoprotein integral membrane protein 1 isoform X2 — its product is METACLAVCVLSLLFASVTCTEPSPRQLNTENIVINVTAGTLADTQLQDSNSLQINLNISVGEEQVLVNDIPVELSGVTRFNCQALLYSINGSSEFESGYLVSTVTRVMVSQNRLYSDSEEVVALQVFSEVIEMEGKEVQQPDMCEVKILMSPDFQKLAQFTNIYPIGHSEIFRLPRENDVVVTDPPNPRKDEEQLISQTTSQYPLKHTETTQEEIAAPGKLPETPLRMDPDLLYDVRYGDEFDVKEPSQPDQIQMETPPKEFISSYSAMCQWVEEVRERLRRFSSESLPLFFLVMWVVVIGVVGSAVIVKILDMFFPTCEHKQIFHLNPVTLMPEDEKHTLLENIDIEVEEEEEEEEEEEEEEEEEEEKKP